The segment CACCACTAGAGCTTATGACCAACTTCCTGTTGATGGACACATGATGAGGGATAAATGACTGTACATGAAGGGACTCACCTCTAGTCTGTCTTTGACGGCCGTGTCCAGCATGGTGAGGTCTGTGAGGAAGATCCCCAGGTAGGGTACTGTGCCCTGGGCTGTGGActgtgtgagagaggggaggggtggagaaTAATGAAAAACTAAAACAGAGTCATAGGGCTTCAGGcttcccagacacagatgaagcctACTCAATGCATGCTCAGTGGATAACCTTGGGTTAAAACCGgtgaatgtactgtatatcaagTTGTCCTTACTTAACCATCAACGATTCCTATATTGAAGAAATACCAGCATTGCATTACGCTACATCAGCAAAGGGTTATTTGATGCCCTTTGTACAGTATATTCCATGCTTCTTCCTTCAAGgaaaaaattattatttacatttgcattacatttaagtcatttagcagacgctcttatccagagcgacttacaaattggtgcattcaccttaagatatccagtggaacagccactttacaatagtgcatcgaAATcttttttaagggggggggggggggtcagaaggggggcgggggtcagaaggattactttatcctatcctaggtattccttaaagaggtggggtttcaggtgtctccggaaggtggtgattgactccgctgtcctggcgtcgtgagggagtttgttccaccattggggtgccattATGAGCTTTGTGAGTGACTTCAAACTCGCTTATAGGAGTACTTACCCCTATCTGTCTCCTGTTGGTCATCTTTCCGTCCAGGTTGGCGAACTTCGAAGTGCCCTCCTGAAAAACACAGACAAACATCTAAGCATGACAATCTGGAACACAATCTAGAATTTAGAACAATGGCTATGTGCTCCAAAGCCCTGTGTAGTAACTGTGTAGTAGGCCCTCAATTCCAGACAAACTGAGGAAGCAGCTTGCTTGGTAAATTATCAAAGCACAGCAGAAGGCAGTGTGATATTTTTCCAACATCAAAGCCTGGAGTGAAGCTTTCAAACGAAAGCTCCGGCATATGTTTCGATGAATTCCTGCGTGGATGCCTTGGTGAAATTGCAGCTAATGTAAGGTATTGATGCATGCACAACGCATAACAGTGAATGGAAATGCTGCTAATCCTACCGATTTCCAGGCCCCCCGTCAGAAATTCACAGTGCAATACATGTTTAGAAACGGGTGAATTTAGATTGACAGGACATGGACATTGAGAGGCTGTACACTCCCAGATGACGCATTCCTCTAGTTTAAAAGGCATGATTCATGATTCAAAGTGATTTTTAGCCCCGGAGTAGTGCTTCATCTGGATCTGTGTAGCGCAAACGCTCTTGAATAGATATGAATTTGAGTTGAGTTAAACACGTTTGGTGTGATCTCTGATGACACTTCACATGAGACCTGTCCTCTTCTCATACCACTTGTATTATGGGATGTCTGTCagtgcactgtgtgtgtctgtgtgtatgtgtacatgcgtatgtacatacagtacgtGCGtggtgtgtgcgtacgtgtgtgcaGTAACTCTCAATCACTGTGACTCACCTCTTTCAGCAGCTCCCTGCTCTGGGAGTAGTTGTCCTTCTCAGAGAAAATGTTGGACAGCTCCTCGTATCTCCTCACTGCTTCCCTGTCAGACAGAGTcacatgacaacaacaatgaGCCATGCACCCAAAGAGGGTATTAGGGGCCTGGACTGACATTTCTCTGCCGTCTACTGGACCTTACTATAATCCACATCCAAGCGAATCAGCGAGCCATGATTAGTTTAGCTACGATTGGGGAAATTATAGCAAGATGGGATGATCAACGCGCGGTAGTGTTTTCGAACGTTAAATGTGTTTGACTATGGGAAAGGATGGTGTTATATCAATGACAATGTGATTAAATTCCTGAGTTTTTGAAATGGCTGTGTTGTAAAAGACAGTTATGACAATGATAGTGTTACGAGAATGACAATGTTATGGGAATGACAATACTTTGAAAACATCTGCAATACAAGTACGTTTTGCTGTGGTCAAGTGGTCTAGGCCGCTGCCATATGTACTGCTGTAGCATGGGTTCAAATCAGGTCGCCCATTTCAGCACACTCTTTACCTAGAACCAAAAGGGTTTTTCAGCTTTCAGCATAGCAGAACCCTTagaagaaccccttttggttccaggtagaacccttttggaacccttttttctacgaGTGTATCGCTCTCTATCCAATAAACatacaaagacaaaaaaaaaagtatgtttttcTGTTATACCAATCGGAATGCTTCCTCCACCAACCTGTCAGTTTCTAGCCACGTCTTCCTTAGTCTGTGTACTGGGTTACTCTGCAGGGCAGACACGATGGCGTAGAGAGACGAAAAGTTTTTCCTGGCTCTGCATTCCTGTtgaaacacacacagtacagcatTGTCTGAGAATACCTGCAGCCGGATCAATGGGGTTGGTTGGCACTCGCTGTCTGACATGGTCAACTATATACATTCCTAAAGTGACTTCTCCCATAAAAACCTGTTCATGAGGTGACGTGAGTGTTTTGGCAACAAACCGTGATATCTAgcctgagagtgtgtgtgagattaGGAGCTAGCTAGGCTTTTAGTCGTGAAGGAGAAAGAGGTCTGGCAGTGACTCCATAACAACATAATATGTGTCCATAACAACCATGTGTCCATAACAACCtgaggacggtgtgtgtgtgtgtgtgtgtgcgtgtgcgtgtgtgggagAGCGTGTAAGCAAGTAAGCAAGaaagtgtgtgtgattgtgtgtgtggagtcagcaGGAACAGCCCTGCTGCAAGCTGCTAATGTTCTCCTAAGTTACAGGATGACAGTACTACATCTACTGTGAGCACCTTTACAGAGAGAGGAAAGTATTATGCGGAAAGTCAAGTACAGTGTAGTCTTGTTAATGTTTTGAGAAAGACAGCTTAGTATTCTGCTCCCAATTCTCTACTTCAACCCAAAATCCCAAACCTATTGCTGTTGTGCCCTTGAGTGAGGTATTTAACCTCGAACTTCCTCCAGAGGAATGCTGCTTCCAAACTCTCAACGGGTGTGTGTGGACAATAAAGTTATTCTATTGTAATGATGACCGGCTGacctctgccacgctgatccatTTCTCCAGGAGGCAGGCTCTCTGCTGGCTGCGGAGCTGCGTGGGCCACAGGCACGAAGCCATCACGGCATTGGCCAGCCGGTTGAACTGGCGTACAGTGGCCCGGACGGACCAACATACACCCTCGCGGCCCTTCTTGTCTCTCTGAGACCACAGGGAGCCCAGGCAGTGGTACGGGACCAGACGCACAAACAGCTCCTGTtaggagagagtgggggaagaggtaaggagggagtgagggaccGGGATTGAGGGAATAAGAGGTAGAGAGTGAGTaaacattgagagagagaaagagagagagacagagagagagagagagacagagaaacaggcagacagagagagagagagagagagagagcaaggcatAGCCAGAAAGATTGCAAGTATGAGTAAGTATGAGTACTATGAGTAAGAAAGGGTCAGAGAGACATAACAATAGAAAAAGAGGAACACAATTAAGACTGTGGTAAAGTACATGTTCCCATGATCTATATAAGGTTAGGCGGAGTAATGATAccgtaggggtcagaggttaaacCCACCGTCTCTATCTTGGTGAGCTGCTCAGCAATCAGCCCAGCAGGGAAGCCCAGGATATTGGTGGGATCAAACTTAGTGGGGTCAGCAGGAGGGCTGGCGATGGTCCTATCTAAACGACAGAGATGATGCAATACTAATCCCAATGAATGTAGGTCTATATTAACTGATACAAATGAAAGGCTTATTCAGTCGGGTTGGCAGTGGAAAGAGACATTAGGGTGGTCTTACAGAAGCAGGTTCCACCAGATTTGGATGGTAGACAGCAGACAGTGGGAATAGAACACTGAAGATCATCACAGAAAACTACTGGAAACAATTTGGAGGAGAGTTCTGCCCATATATATCTATGGTTATGCCACCCACAAAATCCTCATATAACCTCAGGTTGGCAGTGCCATGACTGTCATAAACCCAGAGTGTATAGTGACCTGAACTAGAgtcaggcagtagggcctgttcaTTGAGCTCCTCTGCCAGTCTGAGGAGGCGACCCCTGATCTCTATCCCAGAGGGGTCGGAGGGCAGCAGGGGGGCCAGGCGCAGCAGAAGACCAGGCTCTCCCAGAGAGCGGAAGTCCTCAGGATACTCCGACAGCCACATACTGAACACCATACACACCGctctgggagagggagagcggaaCGGGAGAAAATATGCATGaagtgtgcgcacacacacacacacacacacacacacacacacacacacacacacacacacacacacacacacacacacacacacacacacacacacacacacacacacacacacacacacacacacacacacacacacacagagagggatcaTATAGTATCAGACTCACCTGTTGAAGGGTTGCCTAGTCTGACTCCTTGTACTTTCTCCTGGTGGATGTTGCAAtctggagaaagagggaagaaaaGAGAAATAAATAGAGAGACAAAAGTtcctttgagagaaaaaaaagctgAATAAGAGATGGTTTCTTCAGGGTAACGCAGAGGCATCACAACGTCTCCTTTCCTTCCCTTGGTCTTTCAACAGCACTTCAAAAAGGTTTTGTAACACTACATACAACCGGTGTGCCATGCATTGTTTCCTCTGTCTTCCCTACCTGTCGATGAGGATGTCCAGCACTCTCTTGGTGGAGGTAAAGGAGCGATAGGTGGAGAGGAAGATGGTGATGAAGGAGGAGTCTCCCATGGCGAAGGAGTGGAGGAGGTGCTGCAccagcttctcctctgttcccgCCTTCACACTCTGCGAACGAGAgctggactggagggagagagagagagattcataaCAATACTACCATGACAATAGAGACTTACAAAGATAACGTGTAAGGATGTAAGGTGTAATTATACTGTCATTTCTGTGCATTGTATAATGGAATGTATTCTCACTGTTGCACTGGTGGGGGCGCCATGCTGTTGCTTCACCACTACATGGTATATCACtccgtcctcttcctcctccaacaCAGTAgactgaggaagagagaaagagtatGATTAAGATTATGATTCAGAAAAAAAGGTGCATAATTCATACTCTGGCACAAATCTCCCACTGTCACCAAAATCTCGTTATTCATGCTTATCTCAAGTTGCATTGACCTACCAAATCCAGAGGACAGTACCAAGTTGTCTTCATGGGGGAAGTCTCCCCCTGTGGAATACAATAACATCCAATAAAAATAAGTGCTGTCACATGACCAGAACCAGAACCTTAGGTTTTAACATAAATCCCCGACGTTCCCATGAAGCATATTATGTTATTAGAATTGTACAATAATAAACATACATATTTAGGAGTTTCAGAGGGCAAAGCAGTTTTAACAGAAAATATCTGAATGGGTTgaaaagagaaaacaaacaaacatgggtgAAATATCATCAGAATCTGTTAAGGTTGTAAGTGGAGTAGTCTTAACACAAAAAAACCCACAGTCAATTGTAAATGCAACTAAACCGATAGGTCACAACATCTTTCATATGTTTTGGAAAGCAAACAATGCATCATTTCGACAGAAATGACAACATTACATGAAATAAACCCTCTGAATACTTGCAAAACAGCTGTGATACTGTACTGAAATGACCTGCTCACAGTTTCACTGAACCATTCCATGAAATAGGCCGACTATGAGTACAATAGCAAAACATCCTAAtgtacctgggggggggggggggttaatgccTTAGTGTATATATCAGTTTACACTTCCCCCGCCATTTACACCCATGAAAATGTGATTTTCCATGCTGAAAAATGCATGAGAAAACACAGTGACGTCAGTCTGACATCAACAATCCATGCCAGTGACCCAAACAGAAGACCGACTGGTCATATGTGAATCATTCAACATGTAAAAGCACAACAACGTCAGCACGTTTTAAAGCTATTTAGGGCATTGCACTGCCTCCTTTTGCATTAACTTCCCCCTTCAGTTGAGATCCGACCACAATATGATGATAAGCAATTTCCAGGTCAACATATACGTGCAAATGCATTAAGCACAAAGCAGGTCATATAGACCACTGACCAGACATCACAGTTATGCAACAACTGCTGTATCCTATAACATGTCTATCGGTTTCCTTTTTTGACATGCGGAGGTGCCTTCTGTAATCACCTTCAGTAACCACTCATTCAAGTCAATTGGGGTACTGAAGTTCCATGCTCAGTTAATGTAGTGAAATGATCTTAttttgggctcccaagtggcgcagcggtctaaggcactgcatctcagtgctagaggagtgtCTGTCTGAgacactacagaccctgattcgattccaggctgtatcacaaccagacgtgattgggagtcccgtagggcggcggaGAATTGGCCCAGCGCCATCCGGGATAGGGTTTGGccctgggtaggccgtcattgtaaattagaatttgttcttaactgacttgcctagtttaacaAAGGATGAATAAAAAAATCCATAGTCTGTCTATTATCATGACATAGGTTCAGAACATGTTGGTCGACCTACATGTTTCTGTTGTTGATCTCATATGTCTGTtgctctttctctttcccccctATCTGTACCTGACTGACATTGACCCAAAAAAACACAAGTTACCTTCATCTCGACAAGTCCAGACAGGCTACAAGCCTTTAGCTTCTTTGAGAACTTCACAAGAAAGCCACAAACACCATCTTGTCCACTTTCTTTCATCGGTCTTTTTAGTTTCCTATTTTCTCCTTGACCGTCGTTTTTCAATGACCGAGGGATTGTTTGTCTTTCAGTTTGTCTGGCTCTcggacacacataaacacacctggAGCCGTCATTAGGTAGGGCCACCCCCTCTGTGTGCCTGCGTCACATGGACACAcccataacacacacagagatagacgtatgcacacgtatacacacactcactcactcactcgcaaccaggcacacacacacacacacactcactcactcactcacccactcactcactcactcacgcactcacgcactcacacacgcacgcacgcacgcacgcaggcaggcaggcaggcaggcaggcaggcaggcaggcaggcaggcagacagacagacagacagacagacagacagacagacagacagacagacattatataatattataatatatacTCGCCTGTTGAACACACAGGGGACtcacatagcctacacacaatgaGAAGGCCTGCAGCTATTGGCTGAACAATACCTTCTCTCTTtcaatccctccttccctctcccccagtcttttTCCCTGTGTGAATGACCTACATTTGTAACTAAACCTGTTTAACTATATCTCTTCCCACAATGAATAGAGTAAATTTAGAGGCAGACCTAATTGACTAAACTCATCCTCCATCATCAACATTTCAACAAACCTGCTCTGAGGATCATTACATCCTCTGACACTGACCTGTTAATATGTGACATATGCTAATGACTTCATAAATGTTCCTAGTCAACTAATAAAGCAGGAAGCACGCCCTGTTTACTCAAGGGGCTAACGAGACTATGTTGACACACAGGTGAAGACTTTCACAGCCTCACAATGATAGACTTGTTCAGGCTACAGCCTGTTAGCACTAGTAGAAGCTAGGTCTGGCTGTTAGCATGTTAACCAACTGACCTCCTCctgcagggaggaggtcagagatctggcagtgtggtgccaggacaaccacatctccctcaatgtgagcaagacaaaggagctgatcgtggactacaggaaaagaaagGCCGAACAAGCCCCCATTagcattgacggggctgtagtggagcgggtcgagagtttcaagttccttggtgttcacatcaccaacaaactatcatggtccaaacacaccaagacagtcgtgaagaaggcacgacaacacctttcccactgacgagactgaaaagatttggcatggatccccagatcctcaaaaagttctacagctgcaccatcgagagcatcatggCCAATTGCATcaacgcctggtatggcaactgctcggcattcgaccgtaaggcgctacagagggtagtctgTATGGCCGactgcatcactggggccaagcttcctgccatccaggacctatatcctaggcggtgtcagaggaaggcccaaaaaatagtcaaagactccagtcaaccaagtcattgactgttctctctgctaccgcatggc is part of the Salvelinus fontinalis isolate EN_2023a chromosome 6, ASM2944872v1, whole genome shotgun sequence genome and harbors:
- the LOC129857487 gene encoding ral guanine nucleotide dissociation stimulator-like 2 isoform X1, with product MIPRSMRTGGMDLPGVESRDVPLIGYRPLAPDNVRLSSQSGQVTESTGLNSSEGETSPMKTTWYCPLDLSTVLEEEEDGVIYHVVVKQQHGAPTSATSSSRSQSVKAGTEEKLVQHLLHSFAMGDSSFITIFLSTYRSFTSTKRVLDILIDRLQHPPGESTRSQTRQPFNRAVCMVFSMWLSEYPEDFRSLGEPGLLLRLAPLLPSDPSGIEIRGRLLRLAEELNEQALLPDSSSDRTIASPPADPTKFDPTNILGFPAGLIAEQLTKIETELFVRLVPYHCLGSLWSQRDKKGREGVCWSVRATVRQFNRLANAVMASCLWPTQLRSQQRACLLEKWISVAEECRARKNFSSLYAIVSALQSNPVHRLRKTWLETDREAVRRYEELSNIFSEKDNYSQSRELLKEEGTSKFANLDGKMTNRRQIGSTAQGTVPYLGIFLTDLTMLDTAVKDRLENGYINFDKRRREFEVLAQIRLLQSSCKNCVFLTDEAFLQWYQSVPSLNEEESYRLSNEIEVPCEPSSGRTLNPTVIITRCPNLNSSRTSLVADSDGLFDFPSPVCHFLSKFTKHMKSPSVSCLDVDSSPPTNDPIPSALTPSTPIKSHRRSVSCGNNPTNNNKGSGPDMRIVRIRMDLQDGNMYRSILVTSNDKTPTVISSALEKHSQDPKQASRYELIQLLPDGKELVIPATGNVFYAMTSSSVDFLLRRQGGNTPFRSQPISTETSATFPRIKAKGRRQLFPK
- the LOC129857487 gene encoding ral guanine nucleotide dissociation stimulator-like 1 isoform X3 — encoded protein: MIPRSMRTGGMDLPGVESRDVPLIGYRPLAPDNVRLSSQSGQVTESTGLNSSEGETSPMKTTWYCPLDLSTVLEEEEDGVIYHVVVKQQHGAPTSATSSSRSQSVKAGTEEKLVQHLLHSFAMGDSSFITIFLSTYRSFTSTKRVLDILIDRLQHPPGESTRSQTRQPFNRAVCMVFSMWLSEYPEDFRSLGEPGLLLRLAPLLPSDPSGIEIRGRLLRLAEELNEQALLPDSSSDRTIASPPADPTKFDPTNILGFPAGLIAEQLTKIETELFVRLVPYHCLGSLWSQRDKKGREGVCWSVRATVRQFNRLANAVMASCLWPTQLRSQQRACLLEKWISVAEECRARKNFSSLYAIVSALQSNPVHRLRKTWLETDREAVRRYEELSNIFSEKDNYSQSRELLKEEGTSKFANLDGKMTNRRQIGSTAQGTVPYLGIFLTDLTMLDTAVKDRLENGYINFDKRRREFEVLAQIRLLQSSCKNCVFLTDEAFLQWYQSVPSLNEEESYRLSNEIEVPCEPSSGRTLNPTVIITRCPNLNSSRTSLVADSDGLFDFPSPVCHFLSKFTKPLFILSYQ
- the LOC129857487 gene encoding ral guanine nucleotide dissociation stimulator-like 2 isoform X2, with translation MKESGQDGVCGFLVKFSKKLKACSLSGLVEMKGETSPMKTTWYCPLDLSTVLEEEEDGVIYHVVVKQQHGAPTSATSSSRSQSVKAGTEEKLVQHLLHSFAMGDSSFITIFLSTYRSFTSTKRVLDILIDRLQHPPGESTRSQTRQPFNRAVCMVFSMWLSEYPEDFRSLGEPGLLLRLAPLLPSDPSGIEIRGRLLRLAEELNEQALLPDSSSDRTIASPPADPTKFDPTNILGFPAGLIAEQLTKIETELFVRLVPYHCLGSLWSQRDKKGREGVCWSVRATVRQFNRLANAVMASCLWPTQLRSQQRACLLEKWISVAEECRARKNFSSLYAIVSALQSNPVHRLRKTWLETDREAVRRYEELSNIFSEKDNYSQSRELLKEEGTSKFANLDGKMTNRRQIGSTAQGTVPYLGIFLTDLTMLDTAVKDRLENGYINFDKRRREFEVLAQIRLLQSSCKNCVFLTDEAFLQWYQSVPSLNEEESYRLSNEIEVPCEPSSGRTLNPTVIITRCPNLNSSRTSLVADSDGLFDFPSPVCHFLSKFTKHMKSPSVSCLDVDSSPPTNDPIPSALTPSTPIKSHRRSVSCGNNPTNNNKGSGPDMRIVRIRMDLQDGNMYRSILVTSNDKTPTVISSALEKHSQDPKQASRYELIQLLPDGKELVIPATGNVFYAMTSSSVDFLLRRQGGNTPFRSQPISTETSATFPRIKAKGRRQLFPK